GCTTCGCTGACCACCGGTTTCAATTGATTGGCCTGGAGCGTCGGCGCCAGTCCGCGGCCGGTGCGCACGAACAACTGATCGCCGTAGACCTCGCGCAACCGGCGCAGCGCCGCACTGACCGCCGATTGCGTGACGCCCAGACGCAACGCTGCGCGGCTGGCGCTGGATTCTTCATGCAGGGCTTCAAAGACTTTCAGCAGATTGAGGTCGACGGTGGCGATATTCATATGGCTCATATCATTCAGCAGTGAACGGGGCTTTATTCATGATCGCGTGACGCCGCAGAATCAGCAACCACTGAACCTGATGGAGTTACCGCGATGGCCAAATCAATCGTTGCTGCGCTGCAGATCGGCGCCTTGCCCGAAGGCAAAGACGCGACTCTGGAACAGATTCTCAGTTGGGAAGGCGCGATCATTGAGTCCGGAGCGGCATTGGTGGTGATGCCCGAAGCGCTGCTGGGCGGGTATCCGAAAGGCGAGGGTTTCGGCACGCAATTGGGTTATCGCCTGCCGGTAGGGCGTGAAGCCTACGCCCGTTATTTTGCCAATGCGATCGACGTGCCCGGTGCCGAGACCCAAGCACTGGCCGGCCTGTCGGCGCGCACCGGGGCTAATCTGGTAATCGGTGTGATCGAACGCTTCGGCAGCACGCTGTATTGCACCGCGCTGTATTTCGACCCGCAGGCCGGCCTCGTCGGCAAACACCGCAAACTGATGCCCACCGGCACCGAGCGGCTGATCTGGGGCAAGGGCGATGGTTCGACCTTGCCGGTGTTCGACACCCCGGTTGGCAAGCTCGGCGCCGTGGTGTGCTGGGAAAACATGATGCCGCTGCTGCGCACGGCGATGTACGCCAAAGGCATTGAAGTCTGGTGCGCGCCGACCGTGGACGAGCGTGAAATGTGGCAAGTCAGCATGCGCCACATTGCTCATGAAGGCCGCTGCTTTGTAGTCAGTGCCTGTCAGGTGCAGGCTTCGCCCAATGAAATGGGTGTGGAGATTGCCAATTGGCCGGCGGAGCGACCGCTGATTGCCGGTGGCAGCGTGATTGTCGGGCCGATGGGCGATGTGCTGGCAGGGCCGTTGCGCGGGGAGGCGGGGTTGCTCACGGCTGAAATCGACACCGATGAACTGGTGCGTGCGCGCTATGACTACGATGTGGTCGGCCACTATGCGCGGCCGGATGTGTTTGAGTTGTCGGTCGATGAACGCGTGAAACCCGGGGTGCGATTCAACACATAACCCACTGGCTGACACAAAACCTGTAGGAGTGAGCCTGCTCGCGATAGCGGTCTGCCAGACACCATAATCGTTAACTGACAGATTGCTATCGCGAGCAGGCTCACTCCTACAATGGATCGGTGGTGTGTCTGGGAGTCAGTGGCGTTGCTGCCATTCTTCGCGGGTGATTTCCCACAGCTCCCGCGGGAAACGCCCACCGACGAAATCGCCTTCATCGGTACGGATCAAGCGCATCCCCGCGCGCTCCGAGAGCTTGCGCGAGCCGATGTTCGGCGCGGCTTTCGGCACGCGCATCACTGGGCGTTGCAGAACGTTGAACCAGTAATTGGTCACCGCCGCGCTGGCTTCAGTCATTAAGCCCTTGCCTTGCCACGCCGGGGCCAGCCAGAAGCCGCGGTGGTTGTCCGCCTGATCCATCAGGCTGATCTTGCCGATCAATAGTTCCGGTGCCGATTTCAGGCGGATCGTCCAAGGCCATTCCTTGCCCGCCGCAACCGCCGGCAAGACAATGTCGCGCAGATAGGCGAGGGCACCGTCCTCCGGGTACGGCCATGGCACGGCAGCGTTCAGATAGCGCACCACGTCCCAATGCGGAAATTCGCGCTGCACGGCGTCGGCATCGGCCAGTTGCAATGGGCGCAGGATCAGTCGTTCGGTGTACAGCGTCGGTATGTCTTCCATAAACCTGCAGCCTCCATGACTGTCTTCAATGAACGAAGCAGGTTAGCGCATTTTTACCAGGTGGCGGCGGTAGCCTTGGGCAGGCTGAGCTTGCCGCTGTCGACAAAACGCATGGTGCCAAACAGACCGCCGGCAAGCTTGCCGCGCAGCACATAGGGGAGGTTGTCGAGGGTTTGCGTCTGGCTCAGGCCCAAGGTCTGGCGCAGCACCGAGAACGCCGAGATGCTGACCGGTACTGTGACGATGCTTTCGGAAAAGCGTGGGATCGAACCGCTCTGATCGCTGACACCGGACGCTAACGAGTGGCCGTTGACCTCCAGATCCAACGCGATGCCGTTGTAATCAATGGCCGTCTCATTGGGGTTCTGTACGCGAATCTTGATGGCGAAGCGCACTTCCAGATCCTGACTCGGCAACGGCTCGAGACCGACCACGTTGATGTTGACCGGATCACGGTTGGGGAATAGCGCACAGGCGCTGAGCGACAGCAGGAGCAGTGACAGAATGACGGCTTGGAAGCGGCGCATAAACAGTCTCTCAACAAAAAAGGGCTGAACCGTCTCCGGCTCAGCCCTTTCTAGCAAAGGCCAGACGTTAGCGGTTCAACTGTGCGACAGCCGCCGCCGGGGCAGGTTCACCTTTGGCCGGCATGTCCGGGTTTTCCATGACCTGAAGAATTGAAGCTTCCGGATCGAAATCGTCTTCTTCCAGCTCGATGAACTCTTCCGGCAGGAAGATGTTCAGCACGATAGCGCACAACGCACCGACGGTGATTGGCGATTCGAAGATGTTGCGCAGCGCTTGCGGCAACTCGCGCAGGACTTCCGGGACCGCCGCGATGCCCAGGCCCATGCCTAGCGAAATCGCCACGATCAGCATATTGCGCCGATGCAGGCCGGCCTCGGCGAGGATCTTGATCCCGGCCACCGCGACGGTGCCGAACATCACCAGTTCGGCGCCGCCGAGTACCGGTTTCGGCATCAGTTGCAATACCGCGCCAATCATCGGGAACAGCCCCAGCAGCACCAGCAAACCGGCAATGAAGAAGGCCACGTAACGGCTGGCCACGCCGGTCAGCTGAATCACGCCGTTGTTCTGCGCGAAGGTCACCATCGGCATGCTGTTGAACACGGCAGCCATCGCCGAGTTGAGGCCGTCGGCGAGCAGGCCGGATTTGATCCGACGGATATACAACGGGCCTTTGACCGGTTGCCGCGAGATCATCGAGTTGGCGGTCAGATCACCGGCAGCCTCCAGCGGCGACACGAGGAAAATCACCGCCACCGGCACGAACGCCACCCAGTCGAAGTTGAAACCGTACTTGAACGGCACCGGCACGCTGACCAACGGCACCTCGGGCATCGAGGCGAAATCCACCGTGCCCATCAGCCACGCGACCACATAGCCCAAAGTCAGGCCGATAACGATCGCGCCCAAGCGCAGAAACGGCACGTCGACGCGGTTCAACACGACGATAGTGCCGATCACCAGCGCCGCCAGAAACACATGGCTGGCCGCACCCAGATCCGGCGCGCCGAAGCCGCCGGCGATGTCGGTCATTGCCACTTTGATCAGCGACAGGCCCATCAACGTGATGATGGTGCCGGTGACCACCGGGGTGATCAGCATGCGCAGTTTGCCGATGAACTGACTCAACACCACTTCGATGAAGGCGGCGAAAAAGCACACGCCGAAGATCGTCGAGAGAATTTCATCGGTGCCGCCACCGCGCGCCTTGACCATGAACCCGGCGCTGAGAAT
This region of Pseudomonas sp. R84 genomic DNA includes:
- a CDS encoding carbon-nitrogen hydrolase family protein, with product MAKSIVAALQIGALPEGKDATLEQILSWEGAIIESGAALVVMPEALLGGYPKGEGFGTQLGYRLPVGREAYARYFANAIDVPGAETQALAGLSARTGANLVIGVIERFGSTLYCTALYFDPQAGLVGKHRKLMPTGTERLIWGKGDGSTLPVFDTPVGKLGAVVCWENMMPLLRTAMYAKGIEVWCAPTVDEREMWQVSMRHIAHEGRCFVVSACQVQASPNEMGVEIANWPAERPLIAGGSVIVGPMGDVLAGPLRGEAGLLTAEIDTDELVRARYDYDVVGHYARPDVFELSVDERVKPGVRFNT
- a CDS encoding LEA type 2 family protein, producing MRRFQAVILSLLLLSLSACALFPNRDPVNINVVGLEPLPSQDLEVRFAIKIRVQNPNETAIDYNGIALDLEVNGHSLASGVSDQSGSIPRFSESIVTVPVSISAFSVLRQTLGLSQTQTLDNLPYVLRGKLAGGLFGTMRFVDSGKLSLPKATAATW
- a CDS encoding GNAT family N-acetyltransferase, with amino-acid sequence MEDIPTLYTERLILRPLQLADADAVQREFPHWDVVRYLNAAVPWPYPEDGALAYLRDIVLPAVAAGKEWPWTIRLKSAPELLIGKISLMDQADNHRGFWLAPAWQGKGLMTEASAAVTNYWFNVLQRPVMRVPKAAPNIGSRKLSERAGMRLIRTDEGDFVGGRFPRELWEITREEWQQRH
- a CDS encoding nucleobase:cation symporter-2 family protein → MTASEKAPRNNDLIYGLNDRPHLTATVFAALQHVLASFVGIITPTLIMGGALGLHSEIPYLISMALFVSGLGTFVQAKRFGPVGSGLLCLQGTSFSFISVILSAGFMVKARGGGTDEILSTIFGVCFFAAFIEVVLSQFIGKLRMLITPVVTGTIITLMGLSLIKVAMTDIAGGFGAPDLGAASHVFLAALVIGTIVVLNRVDVPFLRLGAIVIGLTLGYVVAWLMGTVDFASMPEVPLVSVPVPFKYGFNFDWVAFVPVAVIFLVSPLEAAGDLTANSMISRQPVKGPLYIRRIKSGLLADGLNSAMAAVFNSMPMVTFAQNNGVIQLTGVASRYVAFFIAGLLVLLGLFPMIGAVLQLMPKPVLGGAELVMFGTVAVAGIKILAEAGLHRRNMLIVAISLGMGLGIAAVPEVLRELPQALRNIFESPITVGALCAIVLNIFLPEEFIELEEDDFDPEASILQVMENPDMPAKGEPAPAAAVAQLNR